Genomic segment of Salvia splendens isolate huo1 chromosome 12, SspV2, whole genome shotgun sequence:
ATTATAAGCAAACTATTTGTATGATTGCATTGACATCATTTAACCGTACCAGGTAGTTTTTTGGGCTTTCTCATTGGGACAAATTTTGCACCAATAGCCAATGCGATCGGAGGACCGAATATAAAGCCCCTTGCTTCAATACCTGTAAGAAATCTGATGGTGTTAcattcataaaaaaacatatattcAACTTCCAAATAGAGCCTCAAATTTATGGACCTGTCTTCACATTTTTGGTTTGGTTTGAGAAACTTTAGTGCAGCCCTACCTTCCAAATTCCAATACATCACACTCCCCCCTCAATTTTATCTCTAAACACATTGGCTACAATTTATAAAACCATCTCTATCTTCTAAGCAACAACTAGAAAAGCAAAACTACTTTACCAAACACAGCTTACAGTTTTCTCACAATAAAAAACACTTCTGCTTAGTTTCGGAAGGAGACGAAACATACCGGCAATAACATTGATGTTCTTATCTCTATATCTCTCAACAAACAAATCGATGGTATCCTTAAACGCCTTAGGATCAAGCAGCAACGTCGTTATATCCTGAAACATAATCCCTGCCCACAGTTTTTCaaacaattcaattcaattcaatcatGCAATCCAAATTCAGGCAAACGAAATCGAAGATCGAGAAAATTCAAGTGCGTCACCAGGTTTGGGGAAATCAGGTATGACACGAATACTGGAGGCGATCCGAGCAATGCGTTGGTCGGTAACGTCGACGTTTGATGTGGCCATGGCTGCTCCGTTAATTCTGCGACGCTCCGGTAGGGTTGCGCCACCAGTAAAGCGGCCGTAGCTAAGCGGATCAGTTCTGCTGCTGACTGCTGACTGCTGCTGCTTCAGTGTTAGGAAGAAGAACTATGATTTGGGGAAAACGGAAAGACGAATTTGCCCTCGACAATTTTGGGAAGAGACCGCTGAGAGAGTGTACATCGCAGGGTTTTAAAAGGGTATAATGTGGAAATTTGAGATTTAGAATGTCGAGACAAACATTTCTTGATTTTCTATCCATGATTAAATTGGCACAATATTATTCGAAATTAGTGTTTCTATAACATTGTTCTAAATTACTCCATCATCCGCTGTTAGGAATCTCATTTCTTGGTGGcatgtgttttaaaaaatgttaagaaaaatgagtgcgaaaaaagtgagtggaatagatgtctcacttgtatatattaattttaaatgaaatgtgagtggaatgagttagtggatgATGGGatcctactaccatttatgataaaagtgaaccgggactcctattcgcagaaggactaaaatgaaaaaacggaactcctattcacggacggggGGAGTAGATATTAAATTTATACAACTAATCGAACAATATTCATACGACTCAGCTTCATTAATCCATCCAACCTACCAATTTATCTAACTAATATTTTCATCTCTCCAAATCAACTTtctcaaacataaaaaaaatacgcatGTCTTGTTTATTCAAttgtactagtataatttaatgaaattagaGGGAAAGTGATCTTTGTGGATGATGTCTCTATATAATATTTGTCTTGTTTATTCAAttgtactagtataatttaatgaaattagaGGGAGAGTGATATTTGTGGATGATGTCTTTATATAATATTTGGATATGGTATGTGAAGGCATGTTGATGGAATACGAAGGCATGTTTCATGCGTGAAAAGAAGTCAAAAGTGGAGGAATGTAAAATGACTACAGTAATTTTGTCCCTTAGAAAATACTTACTGTATAATCTTATCCAGACCAATACCTACATGGACaagaaaaatgtttttttaagtAATTCACACATGATATTATAATCGTGAGGACATCCACAACTAAATTACAGAAGTGGTCTACATTGCCGTGAAGTAGAAAGGGCTGGCTCGGGTTGTCGGGTCAACTTTTGCACgaattgtattttaatttaatcatttttaatttggGCATGCCCTCTCAATGGAGGAGTAGTTATGTAGCTACttaacttttaattttgattatgaaattcttttaaaataattatgctatttaaatttaattttgtagaaATATAACAATTCAAATAAGTATATGGAATTAGAgattaatactagtataatgaattaaaaaaatagttggACCACAAACAGTACAAATCTAACTTATTTTTCGTGGCTAGATTGTTTGTATTTGTATTaagataaaatttgaattttttgattAAGACAGAGTTGTGGATGACTTCCTTTTTTGGATGGCTTAGTTTGGAATGTTAGTAAAAATTAGGTCTTGGTCCAAATTAAACTGGGCATTTAGCTAGGTTGCTCAATAAGCCTGCTTAGTTTTATGAGATAGGGTTGTTAGGTAAATACAAGGGTTATTTGGATCATAGATAAATTCCATTGATGTTTGGTTTAGTTCTTATATCTAGTTGGGATGGGGTTGATTGATCCCACTATTAGCCCATGAGGGTCATAAACTACATTAAATTCGGTCTTTAAAGTTGTCGTCGATTTTACGGTGCAGCAGCTCCGCGCAACCCTTTTGGGAACACAATTTACTTTCATTATTGTCTGCGGGTCTTCCAACGCCAGCAATGACCGTATTCGCAGTGACCGATTCCACGAGTTTCGTTTCCTAGATTCGTGAGAGATAGTGTTCTTTCATGCTACAATGGGTACATTTTTACCTCAAAAATGTGAAGATTAATTGTGTGACAATTGCTCTAGTTGGTCATAGTGAACAATAATTTTGATGAAGATAAATCTCCATGACGTAGATGAATAATCAAATTCAATGAGTTAAGTCATCGAAGTGATATTTAAGTCATTGCTTATTAATTAAGGTTTGGACACATCCAAAACCGTATCCAAACCGTCTGAACTGTGCGCCGccataaatagtactactaggAAGCTTCGCCTACTAAGATAACTTCTTCTTCCTTATCCCCACTTTTAATTATAGTTCTACactagaataataaataaataaataaaaacatagtACTAGTAACAAATTTCACGTATGTCATGAAATTGATGTCCAACGCAGTTTTCAAATTAAACGTTTTAAGTTTGATTCTTAAATAATCATGAGTATTTTTAAAGATTAATTATTGAGTTTGAGTGTCTATTTGTATCAAATAAATCAGAATTAAAGACCAAATTAAACCATTTCGCggatttgatgttgagattaaAGAAATATAGTTTCGAAGCTTCCACGACTCACGAGGTCACATAAATACACCCATCATaatccaattttgaaaattgattAATAGAGTGTTCCAACCTAGCTGCCTTAGTTACATGTCAAGTCGAACTTCTAGTCTTCTAGAAGTCTCTGTTGAGTATTCTTACTAAGAAAGAAATACTGatagaataaaaaaacataGAGATAATTAATCAGGTTGGGATTGTGCCGGGTTTGGGTTTTTTAATCGAATCTTGAACTTTACCATTTGCTGGCTTAGTTcatacataataataataataataaattgttataaGTTTGCCAAAGAAATAATtgttataatgttttatttgtgGAATTATACAACTCTACGTGTCATAACTCGAAAACGTCTCAAATAATATTTCGGAAGTCGATTACAGAACAATTAATATTGTgcgtttgtttttttttcttttttgacaacGAAATGTTGAGCTATCTTTTACGGGGAATTTttgttattaataaaattagaaatCAGGCAGCTAAATTGTTGTTTAAATAATTGAGATAAACAATGTGTGTGCATAGCCAAACTCAAGTAGAGGGTGATGGTGCTAGACTCTTTTGGAAGGGGGGCTGCACAAAGTAATAAAGCAGTCTTCAACTATtaactaaattaattattaatgtcTAAATTCATGTATAGGTTCTAAGTTTCTAACCAATCAATTCAGGTAGTTTATTATAGTACGGCAATTTCCCCATATTCTTGCAGTTGGTGTGTAAACATAACATTTGaaatgttatttattttttccctCTTGATCCCATACTCTACCCACAAGTGATCATACAACTTGAGGAGTATATATTAGGGATAACAAGAGTGTAGAATATTCGTAAATTTTATGACAAAAATCGTAGTCCAAAATGTTGCTAgactatatataataaaatgaaacaagATTTACAAATTGTCCGTTTTGACCATCCCATTGCAACAAGTTGGTTATAGTATGAACCTATGACCAGtccaaaattaatattttaaacacaTTTAGATAAGTGAAATACTCGTATTGGGGAGGTTGAAATAATTATGGAAAAAGTCATAAGTCAATTTAATCTGAATTATATGTATAAGATCATGAACATATGAATAGCCGCCACCCACAAATGCCCACTTAACAGCAAATATCCACTTGCTATTGGCTGGACCCTTTTTCTTCCTAAACacgaaataaatttatttttccatattacaaataatattattgaaatttCCCAAGCTCACACCTACTACTGATTTAAGAAGTTAGTTGGTAGAAAATGATGGTATTATTACATGATGCGGCAGCTAAGACATGGAAATGTGAATAAGTAGGCGTAGAAGGTTTTGACGCGAATGAGTCGGCAGTGGCATTAGTCTAGTAGCTTCCACTTGGCCCCCAAGCAATtgcaattataattatattcttaCCTTTTCCTTAGTGAGTTGAGTAACCGTTACTTTCCTCACAACTTCCCACCCTCAAATATATactctactactactactactatataaacCTAATCTCACTCTTCAATTCTTCAAACATACTAGCTACTATTCCACTCTTCAAATCGATTCGAATCTGTTTATAACAAAGAGCTCTAGACTTCAATTTGTCCAAGAAAAACTACTATTTCAACTAGTCAAGTTCTTTGAAATTAATGGCACTCGAAGCTCTGAGTTCCCCCACAGCTCTTGCAATGTCGAAGTCAGTGTTTGACTTCGACAGGAGCAGGGGAAAGCGCACCAAGCGCCCCTGCAGCCGCGAGCCAACCGAGGAGGAGTACTTGGCTCTCTGCCTCGTCATGCTCGCTCGCGGCGGCCCCACCTCCACCTCAGCGCGGCTGCAGAAGAAAGCGCCCGCGGTGGATCCTTCCGAGCTCAAGTATAAGTGCTCTGTTTGCGACAAGGCTTTCGGGTCCTACCAAGCCTTGGGAGGGCACAAGGCCAGCCACCGCAAGCTCAGCGCCGATCACAACCACGCCGCCGCCGCGACCGGCACGGCTTCGGCGGCGAGCGGCGGAGGGAGGACGCACGAGTGCTCCATATGCCACAAGAGTTTTGCCACGGGGCAGGCCTTGGGAGGCCACAAGCGCCGCCACTACGACGGCGGAAGCAGCGGCGTGACGACGACATCGGAAGGGGTGGGGTCCACCGGATCGGTCCGGAACTTCGACTTGAATCTGCCGGCTAAGCCGGAATTTTGGCTCGGTTTTGGCGGCGACGATGAGGTTGAAAGTCCACACCCTTTGAAGAAGTCGCGCCTTGGAAATTTTCTCAATATTTagttttaggattttttttgaaatttttattttttggtaggGAAGATGTGTTTTTGGTGTACGTATGAAGAAGATTAATTCATTGATTTATATAGTTACTGAATTTTGCGAGAATgtgaaatactccctccctTCGTTCCTTATCCCTTTCTTGGACGATGtgagattttatataattttattgtgTATATTAAGTGAAAAGAGAATAGAGAAGAAATAAAAGATAATATTTCTATTTAGGGATAATTGCCTTAAAAGTTATAAACTTTTgttaaattctgatttttcccacgaactataAAATTAGCGTATAATGTCACGAACTTTATGATCGGTTTCCGTTTTCCCATGGCGGTTTTTCCGGCTATGAATTCATCTGATGTGACTGCCAAGTATGTGTTGAGTGGATGACGTGGATGCCAAATTTTAAAATGACGTGTCTTATCATCCTCAACCACTCCTCATCCCTACGTGTactctcttcctcctcatcCTTACCGCTGCCGACAATCGGCCCCGACTCCACCACCACCGGAATTAGTTGacctactctctctctcttactgaAGCGAGGGAGTCGGTGAAGGAGGTGGCGACGACGGCGGAATTCGGAAACTCAGAGCTTCATGGAGGAGAGAATCCATATTCTCGACACTTTTTTGTCTCTGCTTATTCTTCTTGTTGTAGAGAGAATTCTAGAAGACTTTGTTGAATACGCCGAAGCGTCTTCTCTCACTCTTACTGCATTTCTGTGTCGGCGGTGGAGGTGGTGATGGTGGCGGCGGCATCGCGATGAGATTTCTATGTTTCACACGTTTATAAATCTGTCTTCTATTAGTCTTCCTTTTTCCGCGCTCTTTCTCGGCTCCGTTTCTCACTTTCTTCGAATTCCGGCAGTGGAGCTTCCTCCGCCGGTGGCAGAGGCTGCTCGGGCGGCGAGACGGGATTCATCAAACCCAAATCTTTGTAAAATCTCATGCTCGATCTCCCCTCCCTCAAAGCTTCACCCTCTCTCACCACCCTCTTTGCAACCTCCTCCGGCAGCGGCGCCACCCATTCAGTCGGAAAATTTTTACCACCCGCAGTGGGTTTATACATAAAACTACGTCGTTTTAACTGTAGAAAACGATGTCGTTTTATGAATTTTCCGGCGATCTCCATGTCAACTTTCAGGCTTGCCACGTAAGCTAATTTTCATCCGGAAACCATAGGGTCGGGTCAAAATGAGAGATACCAGCAATCCGGCAAAGTTCGTGAcattatacgccaattttataGTTCGTGAGAAAAATCGGAATTTGATGAAATTTATGACATTTATGGCAGATATCCCTTCTATTTATAGTAACAAGTCATCTTaggaaaattttttaaaaaaaggtaaTAATACAATTACCTATCTTGGTGTTTATTAACCCTAGAAAGTGTTTAATACGTGGGATTAATTTGACACGATGGTAATTGATAAACAGAGTCTTGGGATAATAAACACTGTCAGGAGTATTTGAATAGGAAGCTATGTTGCCTAACATATGATTTTCTCTTTGGGCCCCAATATtcattaatattatttcaactagttttttttttctcctcaCCATAGTGGATTAGTTTGTGTCGATTAAATACTCCCATGTTTGATATACATAAATTTGTAGGACAATTAATTCATTTCATAACCCAAAGCAATAGTCACAACCACTTATTTTTATACTCTACACAATCATACAATACACGGCTGATTAGCTGCTGCCATTCACTAAAATTTTACAGAATCCCGTTTTACACTTGACAAGAgccacaattttaaaaaaagaaaagaaaagacaaaaaaaaaaagaattagacgaagaagaagaaagacaaGAACCACAATTCGAGGAGGCTCCAATTCCAAGGCCCGAATTCCATAATACCAAACAGACCCTTAGAATTTCATAATTATAAATTTGGGGATACAAACACACACCACAACTACTATataatttcttcaaattcatatAATGGTGTCTATTACATACTAGGAgaagaaattgaaattaaagataattataATGGCTACGCATTGAGTCTCATGTTCTCTTTGATTTAGGAAGAGGGCTGTTGCTGTCTCTTTGATGTGATACACTTGTGGTCCAATATTTCCCTTCACAGATGAAGTTTTGTGTAAAGATTTggttttaaatgtttgatttttggGTGATCATAGGAAACCTATATTTTCTCAAAAAATCTTGCCCATGTGGTGTTGAGGACTCTCTCTACACGTTTTGCTTATTCCAGTGTCCCATGAGGATTGTACTCTTACCATTGCTTGTTGTACTTTCCTTTCTCAGCAACCACCAAAGTTTATATGTGTGTTGGTAAATGCTTGGGAATACAAAATGTGGACAAggaaagagaatgagaaaaataagCACAAATTGAATTTACCACAATGTTAACTTGACATGCAAATAATTTGAAACAAACAATGAAACAGTGAAACAACTAACCATatattaatagttaatcaaACCAGAATCACAGTCACACTTACCATTGCTAGTCATTGAAATCACCTATTTCAAAATGTCACATAAATAATCTAATATGTTGTGCAACTTTTCCATTTTCACTCTTATTAGTATTAtgatttattttcatatatctATTTTACCAAACATTAATAGAAACTAGAAATACGCACGCGCTTTGTTAGATCCAGAAAAAATTCCATAAACCGAGACAGAATTCATGTGTCAATTGCACTGTCATTCATTTTAAAatgcttcttttaaaaaaaacaaaagtggATGAATTACTTTTGTAATTTAGTAATAACTAGAAAACTGCACGGGCAAAGTCCGTGCATATTTGCCCGTGCATATTTCTAATTTCTATTAATGTACTCCAATATATATCAGCTTACTAATAATAAAACGTAACCATACATTAATCGTACTccaatatatataagtgaatCATAAGACTTGACTACAAGACAATGAAACCACAATCACACTTGCATCCTAGCTATTTACTTACTataaattaatgcaataatatactccctctgtccacgaaaaatagtcttattttatcattttgagatgtctacaaaaaataatctcatttagAAACGGGAAACTTcctatttcttactttttctcatctctcttactttctcaCTTTccctctcctactttatctactttttctcttcattctcttattttaccaatatcTCATTAAAACCCGCGCCGTCcacaaatgaaactatttttttggacCGAGGGATTatcttaattaattactaaatgCAAACCTTattaattatactccctctgtcctataaaaatatatgcactttccattttcgttcatCGCACAAatatatgtgcattccatttttgaaaagttttatcattttataatgttgGTCTCACCATCCACTAACactaccattctcctcctctctttTACTAGACCACACCATTCTcctcatctttcttactttaccaaatttgtcttaattctcgtgtcataccgattgcccatatttttgtgggattgAGCCGATGGACCCGACTAATGGGATTGAGCCGGTGGAGGGAGTCGACATCGCTGGACTCTAGACTTTCAGAGTGATAAATTTCACAGTGATAAATTTCAcagtgatatttttcaaaaaatcaaCTTCAGATATATAGGCAAGAAATTTGCTATATATGTTTACCATACAATGAAACCCTTTGAAAACAAAATTAAgacaaataataaaacaaattagTGTACATATTATCACTCTTTCGGTCAAATTCGAAAATTATTTACATCTTCAAAGGTTATAGCAACATCAATCTAAAAACTTCCATTTATTGGAAGTTGGAACTCATCAATCGCTCATAGCTTATAATTAGTTTGGGCTGTAAATCTGAACTGTATTTCTTATTGGGCTAAGAAATTTGAGTTTCATATAAatccatttatttttattatgtatttCATTCTAagttatcatttttaatttggTCGTCACtacttatgtaatttttaatttcgaaTATGTATCTCTTTTGAATTACAtatgttttaattattaatttaattttttttagaaatatcTTAATTTAAATAAGTACGTATATGAAATTAGAGATTAAATAACGAATTAAAAAATGACCACttcaattaattataaaatgcatattttttgtGGGTTTTCAAACTTTCAACTATTCGCCCCATAATATGAATCACATTTAGTGTGGACAAaggttttaataaaaaaaattgggtcGAATAAATTAGTGAATAATGGAtctcacttatatatttattaattttataataaaatgttagtggaataagttgatggaatgtggagtctacttaacattttatggaaaaagtgaaatataacgtttattgtgagacggaacaaaatggcaaaatgttgactcttattgtgagacggaaGTAGTGTCTATTATATACTAGTATCATTGGATTCCGAAATAATTATGACAAGCCAAATTAGTAGCCCATATATTTTAAGTTGACGAAATAAATACTCTTCATTAAGAAATCCTGATATTTGTTCACAAAACCACATTTACTATCCTAATTCATTGTGTGACAGATTTAGCTATGGATGGTATCTCCCATTTCACCTGTAGACTGCCCAAGAAGCTAAAGTATACACCCAACCAAACTCTACCCCACAACCCCTATAACTATCCCCCAAGCAcacacatctctctctctctctctctctcttccttttGCCTTTGGAGAGGAAAGATGAGCTGCAGTGGCTGCCGAATCCTCCGCAGAGGCTGCAGTGACCATTGCATCCTAAGGCCATGTTTGGATTGGATCCCCGTCTCCAAACGCTCATATCTTTTGACCTTCATCGCCTCCATCCCCGTCTCCAAACGCTCCGGTATATAACCTCTGTCGCcacttgtatttttttttaaatatgtagTCGACCGTCCTaacattattaatatattttttattaattattgcaGCGCTCTTTCAGTCCCTCCTCTACGACGCGTGTGGCCGCACGGTCAACCCGGTCAACGGGGTTGTGGGGCTGCTCACCACCGGCAACTGGTATATCTGTCACGCGGCGGTGGAGACAGTCCTTGCTGGAGAGGTCCTGCGGCCAATTAGCCTTGGCGCCATGCAGGATTGCTCTAGCCAAGTCGGATGGGTGCCGAACTGCATTGAGACGATGGCGTCAGAGGCGTCGGTGCCGGAAAGTGGGGTTGATCAAGTTGAGGCTGAGGAAATGCCAAAGCTGCTCAACCTTCTTGCTTAAGCATGGGCTTTAtctaaagaagaagaagaagacttaattgatccttttttttctttttcttttttctttttttttcaaattaagtGAGATGGGACTAAGTGGGGAGAAAATTGGCTTTTCATTTAGATCCCATGTTTAAATCGGAAATTGTATCTCTATTTGTAGGAGAGTACTATTTTGAttaataaagataaaaataaaattatatatgggCTCGTCGTAGATAATACCGAATTAAATGCACTTATAAAGTCGCGAATCTTGTACCGTTGCTTCGCCATTTGCAATAATTACATGCGTATGAAAAGTCGTGAGGAATGTATCGTTGTTTCGTCGTCACTGAAGTAAAGACATAAATTCAACCTCcaattttaaagaaaatgaaattaaaattaaatactactagtacttaCTAACTTACAATGGTTGTAATACTGTTTCGAAAGAAAATACAATGGTTGAAACTTGTAATACCGAAGCCCATAGGAAAGAattgtgtgtatgtgtttgtTTGTTGAATGAAATAACAACGTTTTACTCATTGCTCCATAGGGGGAGGCATTCTcaattagattaattaattatatcttTAGGtacttaatttataattttgagaaATGGTTTGACAAAGGGTTGATGGGCTACTCTTACAACCTTAGACGACCAAATATAAGTGTAAGatttgtaattaatttaatagACAACATTGGAATGTGTATGAGTCGTAGCTTTGGATATTGTGGGCAATATTCTCTCTTTGTGCTTCACTGTACTGCTACTCCTATATCTTCTTCATTTTTACAATATTTAGTGTGTTATGGAGTgaattaattttctttaattaaatgTGGGATTATAAAATTTCGTTTGGttacttaatttttattatgaaaTATACTTGTATTACTGTAAATTTGTAATGTGTGATATATTAACACAAAAACgcattattatatataaaaaccATTGAAAAAAGTATGATTTCTAGCAAATATTTATGACCATAACTCGGTCAATTTGTCAATTACTAATTCTAGtagttcgatttttttttttccaaaaagaCTCTTTGTACCAATACGGTTCCATCAAAATATCACAAGTAGGCAATTCTCTAAAAATAAATGATAATGTGGACAATAATAGAATGAATTACCATTGTTTTTTGTTCTTCTTAAATTTAAGTGGAGTATCTCtcacattattttattggaTGTGAAAGTATAAGTGTTGCATTCCCAAACATTAATTTAAACCCATGAAGTTTCCTTGCACATAAAACAATTCATGAATATTAGctagtactatatatattattcataattaaaaaatagcatatactactactacttactTATATAATGAAATGGATCTAGTTTTAAGCATTACTAATTAATTACAATGATTTTTAGGGATTATTATTACAGAATTTACAAGCATTCTTCAAAGTCCAAACTAATACTACAACCTCAACTTGTATAGAAATTAAATAACACATCTTCGAGATATGTACTCAAATTTATGATcatataatactattaattatcaATCCTTTGTTAATTATATTACTACCTTATATCATGTACTAATAAAAATTGTTGTACAAAGAAAACGTAATACTATATGTTTCATTGTTTTTAACGAAAATTGCATAGCTTTTGCTGAATTAGATACTATAAGAGTTCAGTTACAACTTTACAGAACATTTTCCGCCTTAATACAATGGAAAACACGACAAATTTCCAACCAAGAAATATGTGGAGATAATATTTTCCATCCGCATAATAGATATTGCGACAAACTTTCAacctataaattaaaaaaaaaagttggtcCTTTTCTCAACGAGATATGACTTTATATCAgtattagagtgtccacaatggtggcccttgaaggccaccaaaGTTGGCCCGGCCACGAAATGTGGCTCTCCATGGCCCTCCGCAAtggtaaataaacaaaaacaacaaggGTCACGAAATGTGGCtctctccaaaaaaaaaattaatttgtttactttttttcatctatattttctaatttaactacaacaaatttaattagcctaataatttggaaaataaacataatttaataaaaaagcgAATTACAgacaaattttcgtcgtattatagatagaggaaaattatacaacgaaattttttaaaaaacactaCACAAAAAGACGCCACCCTTCctactcggtggcgtcatcGGAATCCGGCACGTCTTCATCACCACCCTTCCTACTCCACATCTGATTTGGGAAGTTGCCGTATCCCGAGTCTCCATACCCCGGGGAAtcaccatctccaccttgcatctttgctaggattttaattaggattttgtGGTGTTGAAGTGTAAAATGGagtggaaaaaatggaaatggaaatggaaatggtagtatttataaaagaatttttgaaaattttaaaaaaaaatatttcgcgGCCTAGCCGCGTTTTGTGGCCCGCTGcagtggagggccgcggctccctcGTGGCTCTCGGCCCTCAGCCGCGAATCGTGGCTCTCTGCAGTGGGGGCCGCGCATCCGAGCCACGGGCAGCGGCTcccccactgtggacactcttaacTATTCCAGATAGCAAAGCATACCCACAGAATTACACTAGAAAAGTATAATGGTATACATATTAaatacttatttttttaaaatatgtaaattGTGGAGTATATCACTTATATGGGAATTTGACCAAAAATTATAAGTACCTTTTTTAGttgaaaaatagtaaaatgtgaataaaattGTAGTGGTAGGAATTGTAATTATGTATAATTACTTGGGTGtaaaaagagaaggagaaaaggaGTGCGATCCTCGTCATCAGGGCCCACAGGAATGAGGTCGTCCACTGGCAGTGGAGTCCACGTCATCAGGTGGGTTAGATAT
This window contains:
- the LOC121757111 gene encoding zinc finger protein ZAT6-like encodes the protein MALEALSSPTALAMSKSVFDFDRSRGKRTKRPCSREPTEEEYLALCLVMLARGGPTSTSARLQKKAPAVDPSELKYKCSVCDKAFGSYQALGGHKASHRKLSADHNHAAAATGTASAASGGGRTHECSICHKSFATGQALGGHKRRHYDGGSSGVTTTSEGVGSTGSVRNFDLNLPAKPEFWLGFGGDDEVESPHPLKKSRLGNFLNI
- the LOC121759546 gene encoding adenine phosphoribosyltransferase 1, chloroplastic-like; its protein translation is MATSNVDVTDQRIARIASSIRVIPDFPKPGIMFQDITTLLLDPKAFKDTIDLFVERYRDKNINVIAGIEARGFIFGPPIALAIGAKFVPMRKPKKLPGEVISEEYSLEYGTDKIEMHVGAVQAGERAVIVDDLIATGGTLNAAIRLLERVGVTVVECACVIELAELKGREKLGDKSLFVLVSET
- the LOC121758344 gene encoding LOB domain-containing protein 37-like codes for the protein MSCSGCRILRRGCSDHCILRPCLDWIPVSKRSYLLTFIASIPVSKRSALFQSLLYDACGRTVNPVNGVVGLLTTGNWYICHAAVETVLAGEVLRPISLGAMQDCSSQVGWVPNCIETMASEASVPESGVDQVEAEEMPKLLNLLA